From a region of the Halolamina sp. CBA1230 genome:
- a CDS encoding ABC transporter substrate-binding protein encodes MNDDHDLTRREYLTYGSAIGASALLAGCAGGDGTATPTGGDGDDPTEASESTEPAEGTETSSGYTASMAPVGDVEFDSVPESVMVYSLLYADMAVAYGHGDAVNSLGFSAQAGGNTLDAYYERLPGVSFDHEGIEQLNTGNSGVNIDRELFYELNSDLHLVDPALVLGFDGWAEDDVEEIRENVAPWFGNVLSRRNSEPPAAYADEYEYYTLWEIADRTADVFRAGSTYEELAAVHADLLATIEADLPPESERPTVASVIFMDGTFYPSRVDTAGFSNAHIRPLAPADAFAADDVSFETSYDYERLLEVDPDVILHRYGINAYYDVGAIRDSIASDPVGEELSAVQNGRVYAGAHPVQGPLMNLFQIEMTAKQLYPEQFGEWPGYEQGDPYPEIPEDERLFDRGRVADIVGGE; translated from the coding sequence GCCCTGCTCGCCGGCTGTGCCGGCGGCGACGGCACGGCGACGCCGACTGGGGGCGACGGCGACGATCCGACCGAGGCCAGCGAATCGACCGAGCCTGCCGAGGGGACCGAAACGTCCAGCGGCTACACGGCGTCGATGGCGCCCGTCGGCGACGTCGAGTTCGACTCGGTGCCCGAGAGCGTGATGGTGTACAGCCTGCTGTACGCCGACATGGCCGTCGCGTACGGCCACGGCGACGCGGTGAACTCGCTGGGGTTCAGCGCCCAGGCCGGCGGGAACACGCTCGACGCCTACTACGAGCGGCTCCCGGGCGTCTCGTTCGATCACGAGGGTATCGAGCAGCTCAACACCGGCAACAGCGGCGTCAACATCGACAGGGAGCTGTTCTACGAACTGAACTCCGACCTCCACCTGGTCGATCCGGCGCTGGTGCTGGGGTTCGACGGCTGGGCGGAGGACGACGTCGAGGAGATCCGCGAGAACGTCGCGCCGTGGTTCGGCAACGTCCTCAGCCGGCGCAACAGCGAGCCGCCGGCGGCGTACGCCGACGAGTACGAGTACTACACGCTGTGGGAGATCGCGGATCGCACCGCGGACGTGTTCCGCGCCGGCTCGACGTACGAGGAACTCGCCGCGGTCCACGCCGACCTGCTCGCGACGATCGAGGCCGACCTCCCGCCCGAGAGCGAGCGACCCACGGTCGCCTCGGTGATCTTCATGGACGGGACGTTCTACCCCTCCCGCGTCGACACCGCGGGGTTCAGCAACGCCCACATCCGCCCGCTCGCGCCGGCCGACGCGTTCGCCGCCGACGACGTGAGCTTCGAGACGTCCTACGACTACGAGCGGCTGCTGGAGGTCGACCCCGACGTGATCCTCCACCGCTACGGCATCAACGCCTACTACGACGTGGGGGCGATCCGCGACAGTATCGCCTCGGACCCGGTCGGCGAGGAGCTCTCGGCCGTCCAGAACGGCCGCGTCTACGCCGGCGCCCACCCGGTGCAGGGGCCGCTGATGAACCTGTTCCAGATCGAGATGACCGCCAAGCAGCTCTACCCCGAGCAGTTCGGCGAGTGGCCGGGGTACGAGCAGGGTGATCCGTACCCGGAGATCCCCGAGGACGAACGGCTGTTCGACCGCGGGCGCGTGGCCGACATCGTCGGCGGCGAGTAG
- a CDS encoding long-chain fatty acid--CoA ligase, translated as MTGYQQTLKPFLWRAENITPDREIVARTHEGTKRYTYAEYGDRVRQLANALEQSGVETGDRVGTICWNTDRHFETYFAVPNCGAQLHTINPLLPDGHIQHIVDDAEDRVIFVDPSLAEKLASAYEPDAFESVEQFVVMGAEVPDLPFEPVTDYESFIGDQSTTYEFPELDDEQPAGMCYTSGTTGMPKGVEYTHKMLHAHTMATMVPQALGIDDSDVVMPVVPMFHVNAWGIPFSAAAAGAKQVFPGPSPEPEDIARLIEEEGVTLTAGVPTVWLGLLEYMEDNDVDLSSLERIVVGGAAAPEALIEQFDELGVEVLHAWGMTETSPIGTVANLKHDLVDAPKEQQFNVKSKQGLIVPGLEFRVVGDDGDEIDWNGEAFGELLVRGPWVTMEYFNRPEANEEEFEGSWLRTGDIVTVDADGYIEIVDRADDVIKSGGEWISSQELENAIMAHDDVSEAAVIGVPHERWQERPVAMVVAPEGTDHDRLTAELREMLREEYPKWWIPDGFEFIDEIPKTATGKFSKKDLRELYEGEESELLEEDAPAEAAPEREE; from the coding sequence GTGACTGGGTACCAACAGACGCTGAAGCCGTTCCTGTGGCGTGCTGAAAACATCACCCCGGATCGGGAGATCGTCGCACGGACACACGAGGGGACGAAGCGGTACACCTACGCCGAGTACGGTGACCGCGTTCGGCAGTTGGCGAACGCCCTCGAACAGAGTGGCGTCGAAACGGGGGATCGCGTCGGGACGATCTGCTGGAACACCGACCGACATTTCGAGACGTATTTTGCGGTCCCGAACTGTGGGGCGCAGCTCCACACGATCAATCCGTTGTTACCTGACGGACACATCCAGCACATCGTCGACGACGCCGAGGACCGGGTGATCTTCGTCGATCCGTCGCTGGCCGAGAAGCTCGCCTCGGCGTACGAGCCCGACGCCTTCGAGAGCGTCGAGCAGTTCGTCGTCATGGGCGCGGAGGTTCCCGACCTGCCGTTCGAACCCGTCACCGACTACGAGTCGTTCATCGGCGACCAGTCGACGACGTACGAGTTCCCGGAACTCGACGACGAACAGCCCGCGGGGATGTGTTACACGTCGGGGACGACTGGAATGCCGAAGGGCGTCGAGTACACCCACAAGATGCTCCACGCCCACACGATGGCGACGATGGTCCCGCAGGCGCTGGGCATCGACGACTCGGACGTGGTGATGCCGGTCGTTCCGATGTTCCACGTCAACGCGTGGGGGATCCCGTTTTCGGCGGCTGCTGCCGGGGCCAAGCAGGTCTTCCCCGGACCGTCGCCAGAACCGGAAGACATCGCCCGACTCATCGAGGAGGAGGGAGTGACGCTGACTGCGGGCGTCCCGACGGTCTGGCTCGGCCTCCTCGAGTACATGGAGGACAACGACGTCGACCTCTCCTCGCTCGAACGGATCGTCGTCGGCGGGGCGGCGGCCCCGGAAGCGCTGATCGAGCAGTTCGACGAACTCGGCGTGGAGGTCCTTCACGCGTGGGGGATGACCGAGACGTCACCGATCGGGACGGTCGCGAACTTGAAACACGACCTCGTCGACGCCCCGAAAGAGCAGCAGTTCAACGTGAAGTCGAAACAGGGGCTGATCGTTCCCGGCCTCGAGTTCAGGGTGGTCGGCGACGACGGCGACGAGATCGACTGGAACGGCGAGGCGTTCGGCGAGTTGCTCGTCCGCGGTCCGTGGGTGACGATGGAGTACTTCAACCGGCCGGAAGCCAACGAGGAGGAGTTCGAGGGGTCGTGGCTCCGCACCGGTGACATCGTCACCGTCGACGCGGACGGGTACATCGAGATCGTCGATCGAGCCGACGACGTGATCAAGTCCGGCGGCGAGTGGATCTCCTCACAGGAACTCGAGAACGCGATCATGGCCCACGACGACGTCAGCGAGGCGGCGGTCATCGGCGTGCCACACGAGCGCTGGCAGGAACGACCCGTGGCGATGGTCGTCGCGCCCGAGGGGACCGACCACGACCGGCTGACCGCGGAGCTCCGGGAGATGCTCCGCGAGGAGTATCCGAAATGGTGGATCCCGGACGGGTTCGAGTTCATCGACGAGATCCCGAAGACGGCCACCGGAAAGTTCTCCAAGAAGGATCTGCGGGAGCTGTACGAGGGCGAGGAAAGCGAGCTGCTCGAGGAGGACGCTCCTGCGGAAGCGGCACCGGAACGCGAAGAGTAA
- a CDS encoding MFS transporter, translating into MAADEEPTVRDQFRQFFALERDVLVLSLAMFAFSLGFQMTSRYLPEYMTALGASGFVIGLYGTVGNVISAVYPYPGGAISDRLGSRYALTAFGLLSTLGFGVWLVAPTVGTVEVAGITIEPWFWVFVGLLLAQAWKSFGLGATFAVVKQATDPSKLAAGFASTETFRRTAFFTGPVLAAALIGLHPQFTVSFQYVLAVAVAFGAVGTVVQHFLYDSEGDSIGDSFSGLAQVRADLREMPSELRPLLIGDTLVRFANGMVYVFFVLVITQFYEVGFNASLPLLGGSYAVSLSPAAFFGYLLGVEMLVALATMMPAAKLAERVGLKPVVGLGFLVYGTFPVVLIYGPEVLEPVMSLQWALVLLFAFSGLRFAGLPSHKALIVGPAEQDAGGRVTGTYYLLRNTVVIPSAALGGYLWQYVSPELAFTIAAAVGVAGTGYFLAFGREFDAYR; encoded by the coding sequence ATGGCCGCCGACGAGGAGCCGACGGTCCGCGACCAGTTCCGCCAGTTCTTCGCGCTGGAGCGGGACGTGCTGGTGCTCTCGCTCGCGATGTTCGCGTTCAGCCTGGGGTTCCAGATGACCAGTCGCTACCTCCCCGAGTACATGACCGCCCTCGGCGCCTCGGGGTTCGTGATCGGCCTCTACGGGACGGTCGGCAACGTGATCTCGGCAGTCTACCCCTACCCGGGGGGTGCGATATCGGACCGACTGGGCTCGCGGTACGCGCTCACGGCGTTCGGTCTGCTGTCGACGCTCGGGTTCGGCGTCTGGCTGGTCGCGCCGACCGTCGGCACGGTCGAGGTGGCCGGGATCACGATCGAGCCCTGGTTCTGGGTCTTCGTCGGCCTGTTGCTGGCTCAGGCCTGGAAGTCGTTCGGGCTGGGCGCGACGTTCGCCGTCGTGAAGCAGGCGACCGACCCCTCGAAGCTGGCGGCCGGGTTCGCCAGCACCGAGACGTTCCGCCGGACCGCCTTCTTCACGGGGCCCGTGCTCGCGGCGGCGCTGATCGGCCTTCACCCGCAGTTCACCGTGAGCTTCCAGTACGTGCTCGCGGTCGCCGTAGCCTTCGGTGCCGTCGGCACGGTCGTCCAGCATTTCCTCTACGACTCCGAGGGCGACAGCATCGGCGATTCCTTCTCCGGGCTGGCACAGGTACGGGCGGACCTGCGGGAGATGCCGAGCGAACTCCGACCGCTCCTGATCGGCGACACGCTGGTGCGGTTCGCCAACGGGATGGTGTACGTGTTCTTCGTACTCGTGATCACGCAGTTCTACGAGGTGGGGTTCAACGCCTCGCTCCCGCTTTTGGGGGGGTCCTACGCCGTCTCGCTCTCGCCGGCGGCCTTTTTCGGCTACCTGCTGGGCGTCGAGATGCTGGTCGCGCTGGCGACGATGATGCCCGCCGCGAAGCTGGCCGAACGCGTCGGCCTCAAACCCGTCGTCGGCCTCGGGTTCCTAGTGTACGGGACGTTCCCGGTCGTGCTAATCTACGGGCCGGAAGTGCTCGAACCAGTGATGTCGCTCCAGTGGGCGCTGGTGCTGCTGTTCGCGTTCTCGGGACTGCGCTTTGCGGGGCTGCCCTCCCACAAGGCGCTGATCGTCGGCCCGGCCGAGCAGGACGCCGGCGGGCGCGTCACGGGGACGTACTACCTTCTCCGGAACACGGTCGTGATCCCGAGCGCGGCGCTTGGGGGGTACCTCTGGCAGTACGTGAGCCCGGAGCTGGCGTTCACGATCGCGGCCGCGGTCGGCGTCGCCGGCACGGGCTACTTCCTCGCGTTCGGGCGGGAGTTCGACGCGTACCGGTAG
- a CDS encoding YeiH family protein — translation MPRSLLPGLALLLALGLGARLFAGVLPLNHLLLAILLGLAVGNTLGVPDLVRAGVGTHKLWLKTGIVLTGASVALDRVVAAGPRLLLLIAGAVTVTILLVEALARLAFRIDDETGSLLAAGSGICGVSAVVAVAESIDADETAVAYAATTILLFDAVTLATYPAVAAAIGLPDRVFGIWAGLTMFSTGPVTAAGFAVSETAGEWAVLVKLTRNAAIGLVAVAYAGVYASTRAGANAVRKGTNATRDGRDRGLLARLWAPFPKFVVGFVAVVAIANLGLLDGREITSLANAADWLFLLAFVGLGMEIRLDELRATGYRPVLAVLVTLLAVSSVGLTIVRAAF, via the coding sequence ATGCCCCGGTCGCTCCTCCCTGGTCTGGCGCTCCTCCTCGCGCTGGGGCTCGGCGCGCGCCTGTTCGCCGGCGTTCTCCCGCTGAACCACCTCCTGCTCGCGATCCTGCTCGGACTGGCGGTCGGGAACACGCTCGGCGTTCCCGACCTCGTCCGCGCAGGCGTCGGGACGCACAAGCTCTGGCTCAAGACGGGGATCGTGCTCACGGGCGCGAGCGTCGCGCTCGACCGCGTGGTCGCCGCCGGCCCGCGACTGCTGCTGCTGATCGCCGGCGCGGTGACCGTGACGATCCTGCTCGTCGAGGCGCTCGCTCGGCTGGCGTTCCGGATCGACGACGAGACTGGATCGCTGCTCGCGGCGGGCTCCGGGATCTGTGGCGTCTCGGCGGTCGTCGCCGTCGCCGAGAGCATCGACGCCGACGAGACGGCGGTCGCCTACGCCGCCACCACGATCCTCCTGTTCGACGCGGTGACGCTCGCGACCTACCCGGCCGTGGCTGCGGCGATCGGGCTCCCCGACCGGGTCTTCGGGATCTGGGCCGGCCTCACGATGTTCAGCACCGGCCCAGTGACGGCCGCCGGGTTCGCCGTCTCGGAAACCGCGGGGGAGTGGGCGGTGCTGGTGAAGCTGACCCGGAACGCCGCGATCGGGCTGGTGGCGGTCGCCTACGCTGGCGTGTACGCGAGCACCCGAGCAGGCGCGAACGCGGTTCGAAAGGGGACGAACGCGACGCGGGACGGGCGCGACCGTGGCCTCCTCGCCCGGCTCTGGGCGCCGTTCCCGAAGTTCGTCGTCGGCTTCGTCGCGGTCGTCGCCATTGCGAACTTGGGGCTGCTCGACGGACGGGAGATCACGTCGCTCGCGAACGCCGCCGACTGGCTGTTCCTGCTGGCCTTCGTTGGGCTGGGGATGGAGATCCGACTCGACGAGCTCCGGGCGACGGGCTACCGGCCGGTGCTCGCCGTGCTGGTCACGCTGCTCGCGGTCTCCTCGGTCGGACTGACGATCGTTCGGGCGGCGTTCTGA
- a CDS encoding GNAT family N-acetyltransferase, with protein sequence MNLRVARETDIPGIRDVANRSLAASYDDVLDAETRQQAVESWYGTDDVSAGALAEEIVDGRTVVIVAEDDDDIVGFAQAFLSGEQPTVGRIEWLHVSPDRRGEGAASQLLDRIESELADRGADRIEASVIEENEAGRAFYEEHGYDHDHTRQVRIAGNRVAELTLIGEDDIPGDGTEPSNETYETDDGESVVVAYDQSERGSEGAFHPTYLADDRDEQYGWYCGNCNSFDVSVGSMDEFVCNDCDNRRRAMRWDAVYGG encoded by the coding sequence ATGAACCTACGAGTCGCCAGAGAGACGGACATCCCCGGGATCAGGGACGTCGCCAACCGCTCGCTCGCCGCGTCGTACGACGACGTGCTCGACGCCGAGACACGACAGCAGGCGGTCGAGTCGTGGTACGGCACCGACGACGTCTCGGCCGGGGCGCTGGCGGAGGAGATCGTCGACGGCCGGACGGTCGTGATCGTCGCCGAGGATGACGACGATATCGTCGGCTTCGCGCAGGCGTTCCTCTCGGGCGAGCAGCCAACTGTGGGCCGGATCGAGTGGCTCCACGTCAGCCCTGACCGCCGAGGGGAGGGGGCTGCGAGCCAGCTGCTCGACCGCATCGAGTCCGAACTCGCCGACCGCGGCGCCGACCGGATCGAGGCCAGCGTGATCGAGGAGAACGAGGCCGGCCGCGCGTTCTACGAGGAGCACGGCTACGACCACGACCACACCCGGCAGGTCCGCATCGCGGGCAACCGCGTCGCCGAACTGACGCTGATCGGCGAGGACGACATCCCCGGCGACGGCACCGAGCCGAGCAACGAAACCTACGAGACCGACGACGGCGAGTCGGTCGTGGTCGCGTACGACCAGAGCGAGCGTGGGTCGGAGGGGGCGTTCCACCCGACCTACCTCGCTGACGACCGCGACGAGCAGTACGGCTGGTACTGCGGGAACTGTAACAGCTTCGACGTGAGCGTCGGCTCGATGGACGAGTTCGTCTGTAACGACTGCGATAACCGTCGGCGCGCGATGCGCTGGGACGCCGTCTACGGCGGCTAA
- a CDS encoding ATP-binding protein yields MDLILLAHVGVFVVSAVACLLCLPRAWRIKHPGTREGLVALLLSVTLWSLGYVGYLLAPTDALRVASYTGGYVFAFVAVAAWIYFCAAYTGRPPSQAPYRRVVVGVFLLFVLLKLTNPLHNLYFTTAWTTEPFPHLAIHLEVLYWLLLGLSYAVTAVGFFMLIEQFYHTGSDSRPLAVLAGVTGVPALATVVATEVGWLLPLMYEPPGVAVFAVGTLFVYVRQFEAVQFTGESDDPTVFLDREDCVRDYNRAAADLFPALRDSIGEPVEEVTPVFADHLDEPGVFAHGDGDDRQYYELSVSPFTAGGVTTGRLVTVSDVTERETYRRRLEEKTEQLEALNRVVRHDIRNDMTVVRGWAETLSPHVDEAGQDALERVLRKSEHVIELTETAREFAESLSGEAIEPRPTELRRHLETELEAVQGTFPDAEFRVDGEVLAVSVLANEMLASTFRNLLENAVRHNDSETPEITVDTAETDDTVRVRIADNGPGIPDEQKERVFGRGEKGLDSPGSGIGLYLVHTLTDQFGGDVWIEDNDPRGAVFVVELVKADTA; encoded by the coding sequence ATGGACCTCATTCTCCTGGCTCACGTCGGGGTCTTTGTGGTCTCCGCGGTCGCCTGTCTGCTCTGTCTCCCCCGGGCGTGGCGGATCAAACACCCCGGCACTCGCGAGGGACTGGTCGCCCTGCTGCTCTCGGTCACGCTGTGGTCGCTCGGGTACGTCGGCTACCTGCTCGCGCCGACCGACGCCCTCCGGGTGGCGTCGTACACCGGCGGCTACGTGTTCGCGTTCGTCGCCGTCGCAGCGTGGATCTACTTCTGTGCCGCCTACACGGGGCGACCACCCAGCCAGGCGCCGTACCGACGGGTCGTTGTCGGCGTGTTCCTCCTGTTCGTCCTGCTCAAGCTCACCAACCCCCTGCACAACCTCTACTTCACGACCGCGTGGACGACCGAGCCGTTCCCCCACCTCGCGATCCACCTCGAAGTGCTCTACTGGCTGCTGTTGGGGCTCTCCTACGCGGTCACCGCGGTCGGCTTCTTCATGCTGATCGAACAGTTCTACCACACCGGGAGCGACAGCCGGCCACTCGCCGTGCTGGCTGGAGTGACCGGCGTGCCGGCGCTCGCGACCGTCGTCGCCACGGAGGTCGGCTGGCTGCTGCCGCTGATGTACGAGCCGCCGGGCGTCGCCGTGTTCGCGGTCGGCACCCTGTTCGTCTACGTCCGGCAGTTCGAAGCCGTCCAGTTCACCGGCGAGAGCGACGATCCAACCGTCTTCCTCGACCGGGAGGACTGCGTCCGGGACTACAACCGCGCGGCGGCCGACCTGTTCCCGGCGCTCCGGGACTCGATCGGGGAGCCAGTCGAGGAAGTCACCCCCGTGTTCGCGGACCACCTCGACGAGCCGGGCGTGTTCGCCCACGGTGACGGCGACGACCGGCAGTACTACGAACTCTCCGTCTCCCCGTTCACCGCCGGCGGCGTGACGACCGGGCGGCTGGTGACGGTCAGCGACGTGACCGAACGGGAGACGTACCGCCGACGGCTGGAGGAGAAGACCGAGCAGCTCGAGGCGCTCAACCGCGTGGTCCGCCACGACATCCGGAACGACATGACCGTCGTCCGCGGATGGGCCGAGACGCTCTCGCCCCACGTCGACGAGGCGGGGCAGGACGCGTTGGAGCGGGTCCTCCGGAAGTCCGAGCACGTGATCGAACTCACCGAGACCGCCCGGGAGTTCGCCGAGTCGCTCTCCGGCGAGGCGATCGAGCCGCGGCCCACGGAGCTGCGCCGCCACCTCGAGACCGAACTCGAGGCCGTCCAGGGGACGTTCCCCGACGCCGAGTTCCGGGTCGACGGCGAGGTCCTCGCCGTTTCGGTGCTGGCAAACGAGATGCTCGCCTCGACGTTCCGGAACCTCCTCGAGAACGCCGTCCGCCACAACGACAGCGAGACGCCCGAGATCACCGTCGATACGGCCGAAACCGACGACACCGTCCGTGTCCGGATCGCCGACAACGGCCCCGGTATCCCCGACGAGCAGAAGGAACGAGTGTTCGGCAGGGGCGAGAAGGGGCTCGACAGCCCGGGCTCGGGGATCGGCCTCTATCTGGTCCACACGCTGACCGACCAGTTCGGCGGCGACGTATGGATCGAGGACAACGACCCGCGGGGGGCGGTGTTCGTCGTCGAACTCGTGAAAGCTGATACCGCCTAG
- a CDS encoding GTP-binding protein has translation MGLEEEIEELREEIAETPYNKSTESHIGRLKAKLAEKKEKLENQSSSGGGHGYAVEKTGDATVALVGFPSVGKSTLINALTNAESETGEYEFTTLDVNPGMLKHRGANIQILDVPGLIEGAASGRGGGQEVLSVVRTADLVVFMLSVFEIDQYERLAHELYENKIRLDTEPASVSISKGHTGGLQVTLSDSVSMDKETIKDVLREHGYVNAEVTVRGDPSIDELIDAIMDNRVYLPSIVTVNKADLIDQDYLPTVKENLRSHDIDPEEAIFISAEEERGLDGLKERIWEELGLIRVYMDKPGRGVDYEEPLVLPPESTVEDACLDIGGDEFLDRFRFGRVSGPSAKHDDQQVGKDHELADEDELRIITRK, from the coding sequence ATGGGACTCGAGGAGGAGATCGAGGAACTCCGCGAGGAGATCGCCGAGACGCCCTACAACAAGTCCACCGAGAGCCACATCGGGCGGCTGAAAGCGAAGCTCGCGGAGAAGAAGGAGAAGCTGGAGAACCAGTCCTCCTCCGGCGGCGGCCACGGCTACGCCGTCGAGAAAACCGGCGACGCGACGGTCGCGCTGGTCGGGTTCCCCAGCGTCGGCAAGTCGACGCTGATCAACGCGCTCACCAACGCCGAGAGCGAGACCGGCGAGTACGAGTTCACCACGCTCGACGTCAACCCCGGGATGCTCAAGCATCGCGGCGCGAACATCCAGATCCTCGACGTGCCGGGGCTGATCGAGGGCGCCGCCAGCGGCCGCGGCGGCGGGCAGGAGGTGCTCTCGGTCGTCCGGACTGCGGACCTGGTGGTGTTCATGCTCTCGGTGTTCGAGATCGACCAGTACGAGCGGCTGGCCCACGAGCTCTACGAGAACAAGATCCGGCTGGACACCGAGCCGGCGAGTGTCTCGATCAGTAAGGGCCACACCGGCGGGCTGCAGGTCACCCTCAGCGACTCGGTGTCGATGGACAAGGAGACGATCAAGGACGTGCTGCGCGAGCACGGCTACGTCAACGCCGAGGTGACCGTCCGCGGCGACCCCTCCATCGACGAACTGATCGACGCGATCATGGACAACCGCGTCTACCTCCCGTCGATCGTCACGGTCAACAAAGCCGACCTGATCGATCAGGACTACCTCCCGACGGTGAAGGAGAACCTCCGGAGCCACGACATCGACCCCGAGGAGGCGATCTTCATCTCCGCCGAGGAGGAGCGCGGGCTCGACGGGCTGAAAGAACGCATCTGGGAGGAGCTGGGCCTGATCCGGGTGTACATGGACAAGCCCGGCCGCGGCGTCGACTACGAGGAGCCGCTCGTTTTGCCGCCGGAGTCGACCGTCGAGGACGCCTGCCTCGACATCGGCGGCGACGAGTTCCTCGATCGCTTCCGGTTCGGACGGGTGAGCGGGCCGTCCGCGAAACACGACGACCAGCAGGTGGGGAAGGACCACGAGCTGGCGGACGAGGACGAACTGCGGATTATTACTCGGAAGTAG
- a CDS encoding VOC family protein, translating to MSHELDHVMMRVEDLDESLDWYTTHLDYEEKGRWEADTFTNVFLGPGDVHDDGALLELTYNHDGRSYDMGDAWGHIAVRVEDVEEAYAELMDEGVEDYRPPEENPGYAFVKDPDGHEIEIVERDHGARWSLDHTMIRVEDADASIGWWSRKMGYEPAGRWEADTFANYFLAPADAAEEAMTVELTYNYDGSTYDQGDAWGHLAVACDDLEGFWETLQTREAEDYRDPESCDYNYAFTKTFDGHEVEVVTRE from the coding sequence ATGAGCCACGAACTTGACCACGTGATGATGCGGGTCGAGGACCTCGACGAGTCGCTCGACTGGTACACCACCCATCTCGACTACGAGGAGAAGGGGCGCTGGGAGGCCGACACGTTCACGAACGTCTTCCTCGGGCCCGGGGATGTCCACGACGACGGCGCGCTGCTCGAGCTCACCTACAACCACGACGGGCGCTCCTACGACATGGGCGACGCGTGGGGCCACATCGCCGTCCGCGTCGAGGACGTCGAGGAGGCGTACGCCGAGCTGATGGACGAGGGCGTCGAGGACTACCGCCCGCCGGAGGAGAACCCCGGCTACGCGTTCGTGAAGGATCCCGACGGCCACGAGATCGAGATCGTCGAACGCGACCACGGCGCGCGGTGGAGTCTCGACCACACGATGATCCGCGTCGAGGACGCCGACGCCTCGATCGGCTGGTGGAGCCGGAAGATGGGGTACGAGCCGGCCGGGCGCTGGGAGGCCGACACGTTCGCGAACTACTTCCTCGCGCCCGCGGACGCCGCCGAGGAGGCGATGACCGTCGAACTCACGTACAACTACGACGGCAGCACGTACGACCAGGGCGACGCGTGGGGCCACCTCGCGGTCGCGTGTGACGATCTGGAGGGGTTCTGGGAGACGCTGCAGACCCGGGAGGCCGAGGACTACCGCGATCCGGAGTCGTGTGACTACAACTACGCGTTCACGAAGACGTTCGACGGCCACGAAGTGGAAGTGGTGACGCGGGAATAA
- a CDS encoding helix-turn-helix transcriptional regulator, with protein MSHEIVTTSVGDGDAADAAGHDVDGSLIDDLRAILGETKIRLLQQILASPTGALSAVELAARNSITESTIRDHLRELAEREEPIVTTLDAETDEPVPNGVPRKYYAVTEHGIDLLKRVGLYEQIGILYDMYEAADLRLPDAEDRPVSIERIEAYEHRPSPDWL; from the coding sequence ATGTCCCACGAGATCGTCACCACGTCAGTCGGCGATGGAGACGCCGCGGACGCGGCTGGGCACGACGTGGACGGCAGCCTGATCGACGATCTCCGCGCGATCCTGGGCGAGACGAAGATCCGGCTCCTCCAGCAGATCCTCGCCAGCCCGACCGGCGCGTTGAGTGCGGTCGAGCTGGCTGCACGGAACTCGATCACGGAGAGCACGATCCGCGACCACCTGCGCGAACTCGCGGAGCGGGAGGAGCCGATCGTGACGACGCTCGACGCCGAGACCGACGAGCCGGTCCCCAACGGTGTCCCGCGGAAGTACTACGCCGTCACCGAGCACGGGATCGACCTCCTGAAGCGGGTCGGGCTGTACGAGCAGATCGGCATCCTCTACGACATGTACGAGGCTGCCGACCTCCGGCTCCCCGACGCGGAGGACCGACCAGTCAGTATCGAGCGTATCGAGGCGTACGAACACCGTCCGTCGCCGGACTGGCTCTAG
- a CDS encoding UPF0175 family protein, with protein MKTVTTRIPEDDEEALAELEAEMTADRSEVLRRLIRQGLADWRTEQALERLREHEITIRRAAEIADVSYVEMLTLAAEEGIDAGYTTDELERDLGRI; from the coding sequence ATGAAGACGGTCACAACTCGGATCCCCGAAGACGACGAGGAAGCGTTGGCAGAACTCGAAGCAGAGATGACGGCGGACCGGTCGGAGGTGCTTCGTCGTCTCATCCGGCAAGGACTCGCGGACTGGCGGACGGAGCAGGCGCTCGAACGACTTCGAGAACACGAGATAACCATCCGTCGTGCGGCAGAGATCGCCGACGTGTCGTACGTCGAGATGCTCACCCTCGCCGCCGAGGAGGGTATCGACGCCGGATACACGACTGACGAACTCGAACGTGACCTCGGGCGTATTTGA
- a CDS encoding helix-turn-helix transcriptional regulator gives MSSDEYARESGGEFSESVSRQEILLVFDRLADEEPLTTAEVAEELPIGRRALHERLEKMYRDGDLGKKDFGNRVVWWAEVAPELDPELKDELDATADEERYLSMDELDEQLDE, from the coding sequence ATGTCCAGCGACGAGTACGCCCGGGAGAGCGGCGGCGAGTTCAGCGAGTCCGTCAGCCGGCAAGAGATACTGCTCGTCTTCGACCGACTCGCCGACGAGGAGCCACTCACCACCGCGGAAGTCGCCGAGGAACTCCCAATCGGGCGACGGGCACTTCACGAACGACTCGAGAAGATGTACCGCGACGGCGATCTGGGGAAGAAGGACTTCGGCAACCGTGTGGTCTGGTGGGCCGAGGTCGCCCCGGAACTCGACCCGGAGCTGAAAGACGAACTCGACGCGACCGCTGACGAGGAGCGCTACCTCTCGATGGACGAGCTGGACGAGCAGCTCGACGAATGA